TAAGCATAAATTGTGGTGACAATATTGTCCCAGTGCACAAATCTTTCAAGTCATAATTGTTTTTCTCGCTCTCTTCACCTGAGTTTCTGCGCTGTTTGGTTTTTGTCTCCACCTGCAGGACATGCAATGTTACTGTATCCAGACACAACTGCACATTGGCTTTATTTTGTTCTCCAAATGTCTTGGCAGAATAAACGAGATTCTCATGCTGTGTCTCATGCTCATGCATGTTTTGTGTTCCAACTCTATAGAGTCGTGGCAGATCAGGCCTGTCAGGAGAGGGACAAAGCAAAGGCGGACCTGGAACTGGCTGACCGCCGCAACCTGCAGCTGGTCAGAGAGGTGGATGATCATCATGCCACCATGGAGTCTCTAAATGAGTCAAAAATCAAGTAAGTCTTCTCACCTCTAGTCCGTATGTAATCACATTTGATTGAAGAGGCTTGCAAGTGCTCTACAGTTTCACTGATcttttggggttttttttgtcttttttgtgaCGCAGAGGTCTGGAGCAGGATTTCCGGGATAAACTTACGGCACTGAGGAGCGAATCTGAATATGAGAGTGAGGTGCTTCTAGAGCGGGTGGAAGAGGAGCGGAAGAGACTCCAGGATGAGCTTGAACTGCTCAGGGCTCAGGATGTCAGCCTTCAGGAGGACATTTGCACTGCTGCTAAGGTAACCacagacattattattattattgttaaatagctttgtacttaaaggagaagttcacttccagaacaaaaatatacagataatttactctcccccttgtcatccaagattttcatgtcttttttttctgcagtcgtaaagaaattttttttaaggaaaaaaaaatcaggaatgttctccatatagttgactttaatggtgcccatgagttccaaaaacttccaaaatgcagtttaaatgaagcttcaaagggctcaaaatcatcctacattgctgttttacctttttttgtaaagggtgtttgaccctccttgcacgttcactttgtaaacactgggtcggtacttctgcagcaatgtaggatgattttgaagttggaggagaaaataagatgggagtttttcgacataccctaaccgtattgaaccggaatacatcaagtgagcatttgaggttaaaaagtatataaattgtactttttttttttttttttttttagaaaattacattttttttgctagataagacccttcttccttggctgggatcgtttagagaattgtaaaaatatctcacaatattactgttttgctcTATTTTTAAAACCCAAAACTTTTCATTGGTAATGtgtaaatataaaatgaataattttgacttagtttAAAGCAGAGACTCATTCTATCttagtttttttaattctgtATTAAAGTACCACATTGTTTTTTGTGTTCTGGCAATAATAAACAGCTTACATTTAcattaataaactgttacatAATGGAAGAATTGTTTATTCCaattattaatattgatataaGTGATTCTTTAACATTGgtgtcatttataatgttgctgTTTCCAGTGTTGTTTTTTTAACCCCTCAACTGTCACTCCCATCTTTGAACATGGGTGTGAAAATGCCGTattcaaactaaaatttttgtcattcataaacaaaaagatttttaaagatTTTGATGTATATTTTCCATGTTATTGCAATGTCTAACTTATagttttcaactgatatataattccttatgatttctaaagcgtGATAGGGAAAAGGGCAACAGGGAAATCTGTTAGATTTGTGGttcactcttgtcataaattaatctattacttttcctacattatttgtaacacaaaaattataaaatctatttaggagccttaagatttatttgtaaaatggtgaagtaaacttaaTGTGACAGTTACGGGGTTAAACAATACACCAACTGAGGCCATATATTACACTGATTTTACTTACTGTACTCACTTTAATGTAAGATACAgtagtaacacacacacacaacactgcTGCAGTAAAATGAGTATTGATTTCACATATTAAAAAATCActttaaatttgtaaaaataaataaacaaaaacattcatAGTTTAAACAGATTCTCTTTGATTCTGTTTAGCAAACATATTATAGTATTTGTTTCATAAAGCTGTTAAAAAACGTGCAAGGCCAAAGAGTCTTCATATACTGTACATATAACATCCCTCCGTTTTATATTTTCTTCTTTGAATATTCAAGTTGGGAATAGTTTAATTAAAGCATAACAGTATCTGTATAAAGAATATTTACACTGTAGTCCTTTAATTCTCTTGCAATCACACTGACTTAAGTTTCATGATGATCTTGCGCTTGGCTACAGAAATGACTTAATGAAGAGGTGATCTGTCATGGTTAGAGGTGTATGTTTCTTTGAGCGTGTCAGTGTGGTGTCAGGTTAAATAACTGTGTGTTACAGGAGAACAGTCGTTTGGAGGAGGAGGTCAGCGTCCTGAAGGGGAAGCTGTCTGAATCCGAGAGCACCATCTCTAAACTACAGAAGGATCTAGATCATCTGCTGCAGGACAAGGTGAGGCCTCTATGTTGTTAAATTGCTGTAAATCATATCCTTTATGATGTTCACTCTTTAAGAACAGTAATAATTGATCTATACTTGTTTTACTGAACAGTATGGTGGCCTTGATCCAAATGGCACAGGACTGCTGAATCAAGAAGAGCACTTCTCAGAGATCTTTAAGGAGTACGAGCAGCAATGCAGGGTATGAGCATGCCTGTGTACTGATGTTTGGTGGATATTTTGTCTGGAGTGAATAGTGAAGTCAGCCCTGCCATTGTATTTAAGTGTCTGTCTTTGGCCATTACGCTGGCTATCCTGTAATTCATGGTGCTTTAAATGATAGCTTTAGTTGTGCAACCTTTGAGGTGTTGCACAAGTGTGCCATTAGTTTTGCTCTTTTGACTTGAGACTGTAAGTAACCACTTTACCATTCATAAAAAACCCTAGAAACACCTAGCTAATGACTAAAACAGAACACCTTAGTAACAAGGTAGAAACTTTGCTTATGCATCTTATTTAAGGCAAAACCATTATTTTTTATACActggtaagtttttttttttttttttgacaatattttgccgaaatacaactatttgaaaatctggaatctgagggtgcaaaaaatctaaatactgagaaaattgcctttaaagtcgtccaaatgaagttcttagcaatgcatattaccaattaaaagttaagttttgataaatttatggtaggaaatttacaaaatatcttcatggaacatgatctttacttaatatcctaatgatttttggcataaaagaaaaatgatattttatgaaatccgagagctttctgaccctgcactgacaacaactaccatgttcaaggcccagaaagttagtaaggacatcattaaaatagtccatgtgacatcagtggttcaaccttaattttacgaagctgGAATCTCTTGgatttgttctgaagatgaacaaaggccttacaggtttaaaaagaaatgagggtgagtaattaatgacagagttttcatttttgggtgaactatcccaaaaagtgtttattttattgtactttatctatttgcatctgtagattttaattacagtaaatatagttaaaggcagttttcttcAGAAATGTGGAGTTCCAATTTATATTCTTAAAAGATTTTACAGAGATGTATAAAATTtccttaatttttttacattttatttctaaaaacatggtgaaaatattttttttttctggctgatgacagaatttttgtgaTTTGTGAAGTGATTTAAAAACAGATCCAACAtcctctctgtaaaaacctttaactCTACTGTCATCCAATGtttagatttctgtttcagaaatgtatgcaaattagtgaaTATTTAATTATACAATGATATTTTAGAAAACTTGACACAAAAGTTTGCAGTtcttaatgtaatcaatcaactgggggAAGTATGGTGATAAtcattccccccccccccattcaTCTGTGGTGtcttgtatgtatttttttttatatttatccaccaagcgtggccatttgtaaattttatgggtttggcttctGGTCTTACCAGCTCCAGCCATTTTCAGCTGTACAAAACGGCTTGTTTTGCCGTTTAATATTGCAAGTTAGTGTGCCTTACCATGTAATTTTaacgtattatcttaattatagaTGACGCACTTGTTTGTAGTACAAACAATTTTACCGTTTTCTGCACGTTGTTGttgttctcgttatttccctatagcgaatAATAAACCAGAAATCTCGCCCATAAGCTTACTTGAAGAATAAGATggataaatgtatataaaactaTTAGACATTTTATAGTTCTTAAAGCAGATGTgttatgtgtatatattttttttatgttaaaacacttttttttttttcaaatatttacagaGACATCTGTAAGTAAGCCATTTGTAATTTTTTGCTGTTCCATTTGGTGACAGTTAAATGTTTCACCTCTGCATTACATCTTTGTTTCaggaaatgcagaaaaaaaaatagttttacttGTGTAAATGACCCTGTGTCTCCGCCCCACTAAATACAGGAGTTGCAGGACAGGAATGACGAGTTGCATTCAGAGCTGGAGTTGTTGAAATCTCAGGGCTCAGGAAGGAGAACAAGACGTTCCAGAAGTAGCCTGACTGGTCATGACTGGTCAAGCCGAAGAGCATTAACCACTGAATCAGATTCTGGTGAATTTGACaagtattttgatttaaaaatccAATTAGATTACCATTCTAGATCTAGAAGTTATATCTAAGTTTACCTAGTAAACTGTTGAATTAACAGCTCATCCTATCTGTTTTGTTCTGCAGATGATCCAGAAATGAAGAAAGGTACATCGCCTCAGGTCAGAAAAAAGCTCCAAGTCATTGACAAGAATGGTGAGGAATTATAAAAACAAAGTTATCCTTTTCCTATAAAATGTATCCATACACGTGGGTCATAGTTTGCTTTGGTGTGTCTCTTCAGCCTTGGGTTCCTTGGAGAGTTTGGCTCCCGCTGTGAGCATCGAGACAGAACTGGCCATGGAGCAGATGAAGGAGAAATATGACCAAGAGGTCCAGGACTTAAAGATCCAACTGGAGACTAAGGTACAGGCATAGTATGCAAACATTAAATAGGTTTGTTACAAGAAACCTTTTCAAATTAGATTGGAATTAGTTTAGATTCAACCAGTCAGAACTGATGGAAAAAGCTTCTCTTAGACATACATTTTTACCAGGTACCAATTAAAACCTTGTAGAGTTGAACAATGATTAATGGGATTCAATTGCAAATTGGCAACACAGATGttgaaaacaaaacattattgtaGAGGGAAAGTAAGTCATGGTCTTAATTTTGTTTCAACAGGTGAATTTCTATGAGCGTAGTATGGAGCTGATGCGGCAAAATATGGAGGTTGAGCGGAAGGACATATCACAGAGCTTTAAGATGGAGATCAGTGAGCTGGAGGAACTGAAGGCTCGGGCAGAGGAGCGGGCAGAGAAAATGCGTCGAGCTGTTGAACGGCTAGAAGCAGAGCTGAGGGGTAAGAATGCTGCAGGAGGAGCCTGGGGTCCAGAGCAAGAGCGGAGAATTCAACGGGAACAGGCAGAACTGGAGCAGAACTACGCTCGTGAGATCAGTAACATCGTGCTGCGCCTCACCTCAGAGAAAGATCAGCTAGAGGCAGAATTCAAGCTCAAGATGGACCAGGAAGTGCTGCTCGTTAGGTAAGTGTCACTCAAGTGGTCTGGTAAAGGATTAGGTGCAGCTCATCCAGTGTAGACTTTAGTCTTACTACATACTAGAAAAAAGCTACTATGTGAGAAGACAAAAGGCTTGTCAGTGCTGAGACAGTCTTTAGGACtctttagttaataaaataaaataaaatgaagaaatgGTATATATCACTATAAACCTgtcaaatacactaccagtccgtttttggacagtaatgtgttttaaagaagtctcttctgctcaccaagcttgcattaatttgatccgaagtacagcaacagtaactttttgaaatatttttacaaatcagaatatcagaatgatttctgaaggatcatgtgactagagcaagtatgctaaaaattcagctttgaaatcacaggaataaattagattttaaaatatattcaaattcaaagcagttattttaatttgtaaaaatatatcacaatattactgcttttgctgtattgtagattaaataaatacaggcttggtgagcaaaaaacattaaaaatcttgctgtccaaaaacttttgactggtagtgtatgcctGGGTCATATAtctctaaaaaacaaacaaacaaaaaataaaatttttatatttgtatgttatgtaatttttatatcattattatattattattatgtacttttttattttataataattcttATTTCAGTAATGCAAACATATTTAATTCTATTTAgtgcaatttttaaaaaatgggaatttaaaaacaacttttattaaaaacatctgaatgcattacagtaatgagaatttagGATAAATGTGCTTAATTGGTAGGGAAAAAGAAAATGCATGATGCCAAAATTGCAGTGGCCATATAATATTTCTCAGGTTTAGTGTGATTCATCAATTTACCCCATTTTTCAGAAAAAAGTTGCATCTGACAGTAAATCACAGCTggtcaaaacacaaattatttacaaatgaaataatgtaaaatactaaaacaacacatttacagacattataaacactataaacttcccctcactccacaacaaatcctttaaactTAACAGCattcataaaaataattaaaacgggattgaaaatgtaagtattaaacttacataaactttttttttttttaagttaaattaaaagtTGCATTAAAAGTCATTTTGAAATTAGTCAcagtatatttataatattaatattacttgCATGAGGCGCAGAGTTTTTGGTCTATTGAGGTATCGCGGTAACAAGCGCATGTGACAATGCTGTGCTAAATGGTCACATTTGTATGCATTTTTAAGTTTTGCGGTTTAAAAACAAGTAATCTTAAGCCATTGAAACACAAACAGCAGTGAAAGAGAACCCATTTCACTATATGCGTGTGCTGTTTCTGAGTGCTGTCAGAGAGGTGCACAGACGTAAAGACTGGGCTCATAGAGCATGGGAGTATTGAGCCGAATTATTTTTGCcactttataggccttgaacggTTAAATACACAAACTTGTATGCGTCAAAATGCCCGTCTGTGCAAGTATCcttgtaaacacagtaatttagttAAAGTTAAAAGTAAACAGCTGTGAAAGAAAACACGTGCAACAGTATTTTGGAGCCAGTCAGCTCTTAAagtcctgctgtctgtcattgatgttaaacaacaaaaaagagaaaatctcTTGACTAAATTactttttgtaactttaataagaggaaatgtgtgtgtatatataatttacatGGTAGTacttttttaaagcaaaaataactttGTGATAtatactatattgccaaaagtattgggacacccccttctaatgaaaaggtgtgactactttagtaatttccacgagtacaaatcttaatgtttaagcgtgtaatgatattctagggaattgtgtgttTCTAATTTTATTgaaacagtttggacaggaccctttctattctaacatgacagtccctttgtgtataaggcaaggttcgtagagaaatgattgattcagtcaatgtggaagaacttgactggtctgcataaagccaagtcctaatcccagctgaacacctctggtgtgactttaaatgcaaactttgagccaaaaactcatcaccaaacaccaaacttgtacatacactatatggacaaaagtattgggacacctccttctttagaacagaaaaaggcacttccaaaactgtggcaacaaagatagaagcataattcatgaattcaaatattgtatttccatctctgttgcaccagttttggaagtgtctaaaatgactgtacccatatgtacaagtcattggtgtttggtgatgagtttttggctcaatgtctgcatttaaagtcacaccagagatgttcagctgggattaggacttggctttatgcagaacaGTCaaattcttccacactgactgaatcaatcatttctctatgaaccatgctttatacacagaggcattgtcatgttagaatagaaaagggttgtgtccaaactgttgctacaaaataagaagcacacaattccctagaatatcattatatgcttaaacattaagatttgtattcatggaaattactaaagtaattAAACcggttcattagaagggggtgtcccggTACTTCTGGCAATATAGTGTACATTGTTACTTTGATATGATTTTTGTCATATCGCCTACCCAGTTGTTTAACGATAAGTTAAACCTCTTAACCAACATGCCTGTAGGGAGAAAGTACATTTTTCCTTGGTATCCATGACATTGCCATGAATTTAGACTTAGACATATCAGCATGTTGTTGTGTCCCAGGGAAAAGGCAGAGCAGCAGTTATTGCACATGAAGGCACAACACAGTGAGGCTCAGCGCAGCCTCCTTCACCAGCTGCACCTCGAGCGCAGCTGTCTGCAGGAGCAATCGGAGCAGCATCGTAGAGAAGTTGGTGCGTGGGAGTCAAGAGTTCAGGAGCTGGAACAGGAGGCACGCCGGGAGCGTCTCCTCAGCACTGAGCGCTGGAGTGAAGAGCAAGCTCAGATCTGCAGCAGGGTGGCACAGGAAAGGAAGAAACTGGAGGAGGAACATCAGGAGGAGGTCAAGAAGCTAGAAGAACACATCCAGTTCATGGAAGCTCAGGTAGAGCTTGCATCCAGGGCTGAGGAGGAGCTGCTCATATTACAAAAACAGCTAGAAGATAAGCTGGAAGAGATGTGTGTTCAGCTGGAAGACAACACGGTTTCCATGAAAGCTCAAGATGCCCTCATCCAGCATTTGACTACAGAACTTCATGCCAAAGAGAAGGAAATAGAAATCAGAAATGAGAAAGAACAAAAGCTTTGCAATAAGCTCTATCAGCTAGAGCAAAAGCTTAAAGCCGAGAGAGAAAAAAAGCAAGAGGTTCTGAATCAAAAGGAACAACTGCAGAAAGAATCAGATGGAAGTATTCAAGATCTAAAGGAGACGCTtgtaaaagaaaaagagaaggaACAAGAGCTTCTTGACAGAGTTTCTCAGTTGACTAAAGATCTAGAGAACTGGAGGACTAAATCTGAAACCTGGCAGAAGGAGATCAAAATTATACAGGGAAGCAGCAGTCATCTATCTACTGCGTTTGGTGAGCAGGAAATGCAGCTGAGAGAGCAAGCTAAAGAACTAGTAGAGCTTCAAGAAAACTTGGCCAAAACGCACGAGGCATTGAAAAGCAGAGATGACGATCTTGCAAGACAGGCTTCTGAGCTAAATGCTGTGGAGATGGAGCGGGATCGACTCATAGAGGAGCTCACGGGTCAATGTGAGGTTCTCAAACAGCTACAAACACAGGGCAATAGTCTTTCTGAGGAGTGGGATCAGATGCACATGATGGAGCTTAAGCTTCAAGGCTCTCTTTGTGTGGAACAGGGTAAGGTTGAACAGCTCCAAGCCCATTTGAATTTGcagcaagaagaaaaaaaacgtcTTGAACAAGAGAATTCTAGCTATCAGCAACTTGTAGACCAGCTTTCGTCTCAGATTGTCAAAATGGAGGTTGAGTCTGCCAAACTCAAGGAGAACGCAGATAAACTTGCACTGGAGATGCAGAGAAAAGACAATCAAATGCAGGAACTCAATCGTCAACTTGAAGCCAAAGCCGAAGAGATGGATTTGCTCTGGAATGAGGTTCAGCTGAAGATGAAGCTGTTTAAGAACGTCACACATCTCTCTGGTCAGGTTCAACTTTTGACCAAAGAGTTGGAGCATAAAGAGCAAGAGCTATGCTCTCTGAGGGAGGAAGCTGACAATACCACCAACCAACTACAACAGTCGCTGATGGACTCCCAAACAGAGCTTCAGCAGATGGAGGAGTCCTTTGAATGCGAGAAGAGCCATTTGAAAGAACAGCTTCTGGAGATGGAGGGACTTGTCATGGCTTTAGAACAAGAGATGACCAGTCCCCACAGGTTTGTGGTTCTCCAGCTGGTAGATGACCGTCGAAACAGAACCGAAACTAACCATTGCTGCATTGATCCAATCGCCGTTTCTCCCGTATGGATGCCAAGAATTGACCATTCACTACTTTTGTGTCTGTCCAAGAGTGTTTTACACAATGAGATTTCATTAACCGTAGACGTGCTTTGATTGTTCAGGCTGCATCTCACTAACTGAATGATGTTGATATCACTGACAT
Above is a genomic segment from Garra rufa chromosome 2, GarRuf1.0, whole genome shotgun sequence containing:
- the ninl gene encoding ninein-like protein isoform X2, whose protein sequence is MDEEEQNRYVAQLKAEFDSCDTTETGYLDKEELTALCHKLSLDAHLPLLLDTLLGPQHYARVNFEEFKEGFVAVLSRSLDFSTSEEESSYLEPVPEEVKPKYVKGTKRYGRRSRPDKTDLELTADLEDSPSFGTDKVETNGVRRAKLRRSTSLESVESLKSDEDTGSNKESTHHYFVAQGQLKLWNQDGTGSPQRSSDPQQEVTDGQVKAVWQELGVGAGGSLNREELSLVCDRIGLKDLQSEELDALFRKLDKDQDGRVSLSEFQSGLFTQHHHATPISTSTPARPKPQRSISKALEERVVRSTSPSLLSATVGQRLLTRLDDGLGCTSPEKVIALWTEEGIHNSRDILQTLDFSLEERLCLAELTLALDNELLVSGNGIHQAALVSYKNEINYLQVVADQACQERDKAKADLELADRRNLQLVREVDDHHATMESLNESKIKGLEQDFRDKLTALRSESEYESEVLLERVEEERKRLQDELELLRAQDVSLQEDICTAAKENSRLEEEVSVLKGKLSESESTISKLQKDLDHLLQDKYGGLDPNGTGLLNQEEHFSEIFKEYEQQCRELQDRNDELHSELELLKSQGSGRRTRRSRSSLTGHDWSSRRALTTESDSDDPEMKKGTSPQVRKKLQVIDKNALGSLESLAPAVSIETELAMEQMKEKYDQEVQDLKIQLETKVNFYERSMELMRQNMEVERKDISQSFKMEISELEELKARAEERAEKMRRAVERLEAELRGKNAAGGAWGPEQERRIQREQAELEQNYAREISNIVLRLTSEKDQLEAEFKLKMDQEVLLVREKAEQQLLHMKAQHSEAQRSLLHQLHLERSCLQEQSEQHRREVGAWESRVQELEQEARRERLLSTERWSEEQAQICSRVAQERKKLEEEHQEEVKKLEEHIQFMEAQVELASRAEEELLILQKQLEDKLEEMCVQLEDNTVSMKAQDALIQHLTTELHAKEKEIEIRNEKEQKLCNKLYQLEQKLKAEREKKQEVLNQKEQLQKESDGSIQDLKETLVKEKEKEQELLDRVSQLTKDLENWRTKSETWQKEIKIIQGSSSHLSTAFGEQEMQLREQAKELVELQENLAKTHEALKSRDDDLARQASELNAVEMERDRLIEELTGQCEVLKQLQTQGNSLSEEWDQMHMMELKLQGSLCVEQGKVEQLQAHLNLQQEEKKRLEQENSSYQQLVDQLSSQIVKMEVESAKLKENADKLALEMQRKDNQMQELNRQLEAKAEEMDLLWNEVQLKMKLFKNVTHLSGQVQLLTKELEHKEQELCSLREEADNTTNQLQQSLMDSQTELQQMEESFECEKSHLKEQLLEMEGLVMALEQEMTSPHRSQLDEVMSENSAVKDRLAVLQQDVKSLEEEINKKRRKLEEVEREYMKNREEEEKLRKENSKFREEVLDFSARNLQLSNENAELSSRLSTDQRAVQTLTDRLAQVCQENDEAAVSYRQLQETLQKQKIDSLKLQEQWQKEKELLERELKMAKEALQHLTVIESALNNQTLKNQALEEDKERLLKETADRDQKLEKLEKSLDKSESQIEQLNSQILTMWQEKDVHVQESSTHQKMLQQSQDKVQELEESIRQLRKDKEQLHQTHRLQEETAVSVLQKECKSLRVQNEELHKKVAQLQTQELELQRLTHECLTLRNKQAELQTAKHEADEQALRADSALSLVQAQHAREVQELREQVGSGTREHLAHLQTQLAEQQRRTQDLEDLLRSQAKQASIQMGLQQEQYEKLMVSMQERMDEVEAKLRNTRVMLQEKVNQLKEQLAKNAKSDLLLKDLYVENSQLMKALQVTEQRQKSAEKKSFLLEEKVVALNKLLRKIAPASLTA
- the ninl gene encoding ninein-like protein isoform X1; this encodes MDEEEQNRYVAQLKAEFDSCDTTETGYLDKEELTALCHKLSLDAHLPLLLDTLLGPQHYARVNFEEFKEGFVAVLSRSLDFSTSEEESSYLEPAVPEEVKPKYVKGTKRYGRRSRPDKTDLELTADLEDSPSFGTDKVETNGVRRAKLRRSTSLESVESLKSDEDTGSNKESTHHYFVAQGQLKLWNQDGTGSPQRSSDPQQEVTDGQVKAVWQELGVGAGGSLNREELSLVCDRIGLKDLQSEELDALFRKLDKDQDGRVSLSEFQSGLFTQHHHATPISTSTPARPKPQRSISKALEERVVRSTSPSLLSATVGQRLLTRLDDGLGCTSPEKVIALWTEEGIHNSRDILQTLDFSLEERLCLAELTLALDNELLVSGNGIHQAALVSYKNEINYLQVVADQACQERDKAKADLELADRRNLQLVREVDDHHATMESLNESKIKGLEQDFRDKLTALRSESEYESEVLLERVEEERKRLQDELELLRAQDVSLQEDICTAAKENSRLEEEVSVLKGKLSESESTISKLQKDLDHLLQDKYGGLDPNGTGLLNQEEHFSEIFKEYEQQCRELQDRNDELHSELELLKSQGSGRRTRRSRSSLTGHDWSSRRALTTESDSDDPEMKKGTSPQVRKKLQVIDKNALGSLESLAPAVSIETELAMEQMKEKYDQEVQDLKIQLETKVNFYERSMELMRQNMEVERKDISQSFKMEISELEELKARAEERAEKMRRAVERLEAELRGKNAAGGAWGPEQERRIQREQAELEQNYAREISNIVLRLTSEKDQLEAEFKLKMDQEVLLVREKAEQQLLHMKAQHSEAQRSLLHQLHLERSCLQEQSEQHRREVGAWESRVQELEQEARRERLLSTERWSEEQAQICSRVAQERKKLEEEHQEEVKKLEEHIQFMEAQVELASRAEEELLILQKQLEDKLEEMCVQLEDNTVSMKAQDALIQHLTTELHAKEKEIEIRNEKEQKLCNKLYQLEQKLKAEREKKQEVLNQKEQLQKESDGSIQDLKETLVKEKEKEQELLDRVSQLTKDLENWRTKSETWQKEIKIIQGSSSHLSTAFGEQEMQLREQAKELVELQENLAKTHEALKSRDDDLARQASELNAVEMERDRLIEELTGQCEVLKQLQTQGNSLSEEWDQMHMMELKLQGSLCVEQGKVEQLQAHLNLQQEEKKRLEQENSSYQQLVDQLSSQIVKMEVESAKLKENADKLALEMQRKDNQMQELNRQLEAKAEEMDLLWNEVQLKMKLFKNVTHLSGQVQLLTKELEHKEQELCSLREEADNTTNQLQQSLMDSQTELQQMEESFECEKSHLKEQLLEMEGLVMALEQEMTSPHRSQLDEVMSENSAVKDRLAVLQQDVKSLEEEINKKRRKLEEVEREYMKNREEEEKLRKENSKFREEVLDFSARNLQLSNENAELSSRLSTDQRAVQTLTDRLAQVCQENDEAAVSYRQLQETLQKQKIDSLKLQEQWQKEKELLERELKMAKEALQHLTVIESALNNQTLKNQALEEDKERLLKETADRDQKLEKLEKSLDKSESQIEQLNSQILTMWQEKDVHVQESSTHQKMLQQSQDKVQELEESIRQLRKDKEQLHQTHRLQEETAVSVLQKECKSLRVQNEELHKKVAQLQTQELELQRLTHECLTLRNKQAELQTAKHEADEQALRADSALSLVQAQHAREVQELREQVGSGTREHLAHLQTQLAEQQRRTQDLEDLLRSQAKQASIQMGLQQEQYEKLMVSMQERMDEVEAKLRNTRVMLQEKVNQLKEQLAKNAKSDLLLKDLYVENSQLMKALQVTEQRQKSAEKKSFLLEEKVVALNKLLRKIAPASLTA